One stretch of Deltaproteobacteria bacterium DNA includes these proteins:
- a CDS encoding tetratricopeptide repeat protein translates to MSRELAGLIRMGKSAVSEADCLRAERHLLEALAGGAKYPDIHYTLGLIDHQRGNYRRAVERFGQAVSLNPDYTEALLSLSITLNDMGRYDEARDAYDRAAEILSRKGGSPGENLFRGRIANLHKELGELYFALGQHDDAIREYRHALSVAPGYPDLRVRLVTALREAGRTDEARNEVDAFLAETPGNAAALIQKGILHYLAGEKAWALRAWEEALYKDPLNKIVQVYLNTLDRENQPG, encoded by the coding sequence GTGAGCCGGGAGCTGGCCGGGCTGATCCGGATGGGAAAGAGCGCCGTAAGCGAAGCGGACTGCCTGCGGGCCGAGCGCCACCTGCTCGAGGCCCTCGCGGGCGGCGCGAAATACCCCGACATCCACTACACGCTGGGCCTGATCGACCACCAACGAGGGAATTACCGGCGAGCGGTCGAGCGGTTCGGACAGGCGGTCTCCCTCAACCCCGACTACACCGAAGCGTTGCTTTCCCTCTCCATCACGCTGAACGACATGGGCCGGTACGACGAGGCGCGGGACGCCTACGACCGCGCCGCGGAGATCCTCTCCCGGAAGGGGGGGTCGCCCGGAGAGAACCTGTTCCGCGGGCGGATCGCGAACCTGCACAAGGAGCTCGGGGAACTCTACTTCGCGCTTGGCCAGCACGACGACGCCATCCGCGAATACCGGCACGCCCTCTCCGTCGCGCCGGGGTACCCCGACCTTCGGGTTCGGCTGGTGACGGCACTCCGGGAAGCGGGGCGGACGGACGAGGCACGGAACGAGGTGGACGCGTTTCTCGCGGAGACCCCCGGAAACGCGGCGGCCCTCATCCAGAAGGGGATCCTGCACTACCTCGCCGGGGAGAAGGCGTGGGCGCTCCGCGCGTGGGAAGAGGCGCTCTACAAGGACCCACTCAACAAGATCGTGCAGGTATACCTGAACACCCTCGACCGGGAAAACCAGCCCGGGTAA
- the bamD gene encoding outer membrane protein assembly factor BamD, with amino-acid sequence MRRTRLFLATGAALILLFSSGCSEKLSRQTGLTDADLLARGQKQAEQKKYRAASEAFQVLLERFPSSPLAARAQFGLASSRMANKEEIEAEVAFDDFLRLYPADPKIPDALYLKGALLSRQALPPGRDQGKTLEAIKAYTLFLEREPGSPRAREASGKIRELRNRLALHEATVVNHFLSRKLYDSAEARARRAVAAYPDVPAVPTLLSLLTRALEKQGKRDEAETIRKTLAEKYPELGGKKR; translated from the coding sequence ATGCGGAGAACGCGCCTTTTTCTCGCCACCGGGGCGGCCCTGATTCTCCTTTTTTCCTCCGGATGCTCCGAAAAACTTTCCCGACAGACGGGGCTCACGGACGCCGATCTGCTCGCGCGCGGGCAAAAGCAGGCGGAGCAGAAAAAATACAGGGCCGCGTCGGAGGCCTTCCAGGTCCTCCTCGAGCGGTTCCCCAGCTCCCCGCTGGCGGCGCGGGCGCAGTTCGGTCTCGCTTCGAGCCGGATGGCGAACAAGGAAGAGATCGAGGCGGAGGTGGCGTTCGACGACTTCCTGCGCCTCTACCCCGCGGACCCGAAGATCCCCGACGCCCTGTATCTGAAAGGCGCCCTTCTCTCCCGGCAAGCCCTGCCGCCCGGGAGGGACCAGGGGAAGACGCTGGAGGCGATCAAGGCGTACACGCTGTTCCTCGAGCGGGAGCCGGGCTCCCCGCGCGCGCGGGAGGCCTCCGGGAAAATCCGTGAGCTGCGCAACCGGCTGGCCCTGCACGAGGCGACCGTGGTGAACCACTTCCTCTCCAGAAAACTGTACGACAGCGCCGAGGCACGGGCCCGGCGGGCGGTCGCGGCGTACCCCGACGTGCCGGCCGTCCCGACGCTCCTCTCCCTGCTCACGCGGGCGCTCGAAAAGCAGGGGAAGAGGGACGAGGCGGAGACGATCCGGAAGACGCTGGCGGAGAAATATCCCGAACTCGGAGGGAAGAAACGGTGA